In one Silene latifolia isolate original U9 population chromosome 10, ASM4854445v1, whole genome shotgun sequence genomic region, the following are encoded:
- the LOC141609519 gene encoding protein LIGHT-DEPENDENT SHORT HYPOCOTYLS 4-like yields MDLISTTSSNVDQLEVNSSSSSSNPTLMKASTGSGGGGGSGQGQQLSRYENQKRRDWITFGQYLRNHRPPLTLPRCSGANVLEFLRYLDQFGKTKVHNEPCPFFGHPNPPAPCACPLRQAWGSLDALIGRLRAAYEENGGSTESNPFGARAVRLYLREVRDSQSKARGISYEKKKRKRCPPLPQSQGSLVFDHHHRDFHGESTGVTGGGCNDQ; encoded by the coding sequence aTGGATCTCATTTCAACGACTAGTAGTAATGTTGATCAGCTTGAAGTGAACTCGTCATCGTCGTCGAGTAATCCAACGTTGATGAAGGCATCAACAGGCAGCGGGGGTGGAGGCGGAAGCGGTCAGGGTCAGCAGTTGAGTAGGTACGAGAACCAGAAGAGAAGAGACTGGATCACGTTTGGTCAGTACCTGAGGAACCACCGGCCTCCGCTTACACTCCCGAGGTGTAGCGGAGCTAATGTGCTGGAGTTCCTCAGGTACTTAGACCAATTCGGGAAGACTAAGGTTCATAATGAACCTTGTCCGTTTTTTGGGCACCCCAATCCACCTGCCCCATGCGCTTGTCCGCTGAGGCAGGCTTGGGGGTCCCTTGATGCCCTCATAGGCCGCCTTCGTGCGGCCTATGAGGAAAATGGTGGGAGTACTGAGTCTAACCCTTTTGGAGCTAGAGCTGTTAGGCTCTATCTCCGAGAGGTTAGGGACTCCCAGTCTAAGGCTAGAGGGATTAGTTATGAGAAGAAGAAGCGGAAGCGTTGTCCTCCGCTTCCTCAATCTCAAGGTTCTCTGGTATTTGACCACCATCACCGTGACTTTCACGGTGAATCTACTGGTGTCACGGGTGGTGGTTGTAATGACCAGTAG
- the LOC141606850 gene encoding putative E3 ubiquitin-protein ligase XBAT35 — MGQQQSKDELLYQHVCSGNVDGIKSLYSEGAKLEYVDREGKTPLMAACLNPALHHVVKLLIELGANVNAYRRGRNGGTALHHAAKRGLEYHVNLLLAHGANALLVNDDCQTALDIARAKGFTNIVRAIENHICLYAGWLREPMMPGFLELLAPQFLSRKVWAVVLPSGSRNLRKPFKLELAIYTSILDAQPRSKLALWKASMEEPAFNQPDPAVVLCETSTISRHGRRRRCKPRRKTCNETRIKLSPVNENEKQQLQQFCNACKGIPQVAHSNFPFNAPTPIVPSVPSTAQPTKPPTDDEDLELAMAINASIQSAIEHGHPVDHFQTSNGASSSINRESEPFLGKVNTPVEEVATITEDGTRTPVPTTPSAPVITDEDQDVPIHYPTIDSDAILVSGLMGPEINITEDERKKGKSSSCAICFDAEVEAACVPCGHMAGCMSCLNEIKAKKWGCPVCRAKIDQVIKVYSV, encoded by the exons ATGGGGCAACAACAATCAAAGGATGAATTGTTGTATCAACATGTTTGTTCTGGAAATGTTGATGGGATTAAATCTCTTTATTCAGAAGGTGCTAAACTTGAG TATGTGGATAGAGAAGGGAAAACTCCGTTAATGGCAGCGTGCCTGAATCCAGCACTACATCATGTAGTTAAATTACTTATAGAGTTGGGTGCCAATGTTAATGCTTATCGTCGTG GTCGTAATGGAGGTACAGCATTACATCATGCTGCAAAACGAGGCTTAGAATATCACGTTAATCTACTTCTTGCCCATGGAG CTAATGCTTTATTGGTGAATGATGATTGTCAAACCGCACTGGACATCGCGAGAGCCAAAGGATTCACCAATATTGTTCGTGCAATTGAG AATCACATATGCTTATACGCTGGTTGGCTGAGAGAACCCATGATGCCAGGGTTTCTGGAATTACTTGCTCCGCAATTTCTTTCAAGAAAAGT GTGGGCGGTGGTTCTTCCCAGTGGTTCTCGTAATTTACGGAAGCCTTTTAAATTGGAGCTTGCCATATATACAAGTATTCTG GATGCTCAGCCTCGTTCGAAACTTGCTTTATGGAAAGCCAGTATGGAGGAACCAGCTTTCAACCAGCCTGATCCCGCAGTTGTACTTTGTGAAACATCGACCA TTTCAAGACATGGTAGGCGGAGAAGGTGTAAGCCTCGACGTAAGACTTGTAATG AAACACGCATTAAACTCTCCCCGGTAAATGAAAATGAGAAGCAGCAGCTTCAACAGTTCTGTAATGCATGTAAAGGAATTCCacag GTGGCACATTCGAACTTCCCCTTCAACGCTCCTACTCCAATTGTTCCGAGCGTTCCATCAACAGCGCAGCCAACTAAACCACCAACTGACGACGAAGATTTGGAATTAGCGATGGCTATCAACGCCTCGATTCAATCTGCAATCGAACACGGTCATCCTGTGGACCATTTCCAAACTTCCAATGGAGCAAGTTCGTCAATCAATCGTGAAAGTGAACCATTTCTCGGTAAAGTAAACACTCCAGTGGAGGAAGTTGCAACCATAACAGAAGACGGAACCCGCACACCAGTGCCTACTACACCTTCAGCTCCAGTCATCACAGATGAAGACCAGGATGTCCCGATACATTACCCAACCATAGACTCCGATGCCATCCTTGTATCTGGTCTAATGGGTCCCGAAATCAATATCACTGAAGAtgaaagaaagaaaggaaaatCATCGTCATGTGCAATATGCTTTGACGCTGAGGTGGAGGCCGCTTGCGTCCCTTGCGGACATATGGCTGGTTGCATGTCGTGTTTGAACGAGATTAAAGCTAAAAAGTGGGGGTGCCCAGTTTGTCGCGCCAAGATTGACCAGGTGATTAAGGTCTACTCCGTCTAA
- the LOC141606851 gene encoding mitochondrial ATP-independent inner membrane protease subunit 2-like isoform X2 gives MEKHQAGQIASKDVWSTVYNNMFTKEMLYLYRSKDLEMAPTITPEDTLVIRRFPTVNSSSHPLVKEHLPQINVGDVVVLQDPSNSKNYIIRRLAAVEGHEMVSTNEDDEPFVIEEGQGWVLADKKSLSPKESKDSRTYGPISMSDIVGRIVYRFRTLDDHGFMRNNKLSRTYDMPILYMELDSEVMLRFADEGKQTKSSKD, from the exons ATGGAG AAACACCAAGCGGGTCAAATAGCCTCTAAAGATGTCTGGAGTACTGTATATAACAATATGTTTACAAAAGAAATGCTTTATTTATATCGCAGCAAAGATTTAGAAATGGCGCCGACTATTACTCCTGAAGATACCCTTGTTATCCGGAGATTCCCTACCGTCAATTCAAG TTCCCATCCTTTGGTAAAGGAACATCTTCCGCAGATTAATGTTGGTGACGTAGTTGTTTTGCAAGACCCTtctaattcaaaaaattacataataaggAGGCTGGCTGCTGTTGAGGGACATGAAATGGTATCCACTAATGAAGATGACGAGCCTTTTGTTATAGAAGAGGGTCAAGGCTGGGTCCTTGCCGACAAGAAAAGTCTTAGCCCAAAG GAGAGCAAGGATAGTCGTACATATGGCCCAATTTCGATGTCGGACATAGTGGGTAGGATCGTCTACAGGTTTCGGACACTTGATGATCATGGATTCATGAGGAACAA TAAACTCAGTAGGACTTATGACATGCCGATTCTTTATATGGAACTGGACAGCGAAGTAATGCTTCGTTTTGCTGATGAAGGAAAACAAACCAAGAGTTCTAAAGACTAA
- the LOC141606851 gene encoding mitochondrial ATP-independent inner membrane protease subunit 2-like isoform X1 → MRTFLKIKIFCQYFSQRVSFASLLTLQKHQAGQIASKDVWSTVYNNMFTKEMLYLYRSKDLEMAPTITPEDTLVIRRFPTVNSSSHPLVKEHLPQINVGDVVVLQDPSNSKNYIIRRLAAVEGHEMVSTNEDDEPFVIEEGQGWVLADKKSLSPKESKDSRTYGPISMSDIVGRIVYRFRTLDDHGFMRNNKLSRTYDMPILYMELDSEVMLRFADEGKQTKSSKD, encoded by the exons ATGCGAACTTTTTTGAAAATTAAGATATTCTGCCAATATTTTTCTCAAAGAGTTTCCTTTGCATCTCTTCTTACCTtacag AAACACCAAGCGGGTCAAATAGCCTCTAAAGATGTCTGGAGTACTGTATATAACAATATGTTTACAAAAGAAATGCTTTATTTATATCGCAGCAAAGATTTAGAAATGGCGCCGACTATTACTCCTGAAGATACCCTTGTTATCCGGAGATTCCCTACCGTCAATTCAAG TTCCCATCCTTTGGTAAAGGAACATCTTCCGCAGATTAATGTTGGTGACGTAGTTGTTTTGCAAGACCCTtctaattcaaaaaattacataataaggAGGCTGGCTGCTGTTGAGGGACATGAAATGGTATCCACTAATGAAGATGACGAGCCTTTTGTTATAGAAGAGGGTCAAGGCTGGGTCCTTGCCGACAAGAAAAGTCTTAGCCCAAAG GAGAGCAAGGATAGTCGTACATATGGCCCAATTTCGATGTCGGACATAGTGGGTAGGATCGTCTACAGGTTTCGGACACTTGATGATCATGGATTCATGAGGAACAA TAAACTCAGTAGGACTTATGACATGCCGATTCTTTATATGGAACTGGACAGCGAAGTAATGCTTCGTTTTGCTGATGAAGGAAAACAAACCAAGAGTTCTAAAGACTAA